A stretch of Clostridium sp. BJN0001 DNA encodes these proteins:
- a CDS encoding pseudouridine synthase, with protein sequence MEERLQKFMAECGVASRRKCEEYILQGTVYVNGEKIDKLGTKVNPENDKVEFNGNVLKKEEKKVYIMLNKPEGYITSVKDEKDRLTILDIVKCSERIYPVGRLDYDSSGLVLLTNDGSIYNKIIHPREKLIKKYIAVVKGKVTDKDIEHLKKGVDIGGYITSDADATIISIDGDISTVEIDIHEGKNRQIRRMFASLNYEVISLKRIAIGHLKLGYLKKGGYRELNDIEMNYIRNLT encoded by the coding sequence AGAAAGACTTCAAAAATTTATGGCTGAATGTGGAGTAGCTTCACGAAGAAAGTGTGAAGAATATATTCTTCAAGGAACAGTTTACGTAAATGGAGAAAAGATTGATAAACTTGGAACTAAAGTTAATCCTGAAAATGACAAAGTGGAATTTAATGGAAATGTCTTAAAAAAGGAAGAAAAAAAAGTTTACATAATGTTAAATAAACCTGAAGGGTACATAACATCAGTAAAAGACGAAAAAGATAGGCTTACAATTCTTGATATTGTTAAATGCAGTGAAAGGATATATCCCGTAGGAAGACTTGACTATGATAGCTCAGGACTTGTTCTTCTAACAAATGATGGATCAATATATAATAAAATAATTCATCCAAGAGAAAAGCTTATAAAAAAATATATAGCAGTTGTTAAAGGAAAAGTAACTGATAAAGATATAGAACATTTGAAAAAAGGTGTTGATATAGGTGGGTATATTACAAGTGATGCTGATGCTACTATAATAAGCATCGATGGTGATATTTCAACTGTTGAAATTGATATACATGAAGGAAAAAATAGACAGATAAGAAGGATGTTTGCATCTCTTAATTATGAAGTTATTTCATTAAAGAGAATTGCTATAGGTCATTTAAAGCTTGGGTATTTAAAAAAAGGTGGATATAGAGAATTAAATGATATAGAAATGAATTATATTAGAAATTTAACATAA